The following are encoded together in the Triticum dicoccoides isolate Atlit2015 ecotype Zavitan chromosome 6B, WEW_v2.0, whole genome shotgun sequence genome:
- the LOC119320658 gene encoding CASP-like protein 1U1, translating into MGGGSNSGKPGASEALSLVFRITTVGLSLASAIMTAASTQSQCVHDDCNGEATATVSFGNYNSFKYSALADLLSAVLQGVAICLEVARKDKAAKVVEFIDKLLLALTSTSAALLLAVDDITSCGSPRGGGRRRSRRFCTQAGRFCGKIRASSALSLVAAVSVSVTVYTRHIPVSFTLTPRLRASPPAREIPMKGHPTAPPPSVRPKPPKPESPTGPKCGEEPGPCTDIGTPQPPVMPRPCGGCTTLTIPQGCEIAEQVVSPPCCGCPRRTIPQGCENPEPCGAACVYVHE; encoded by the exons ATGGGAGGTGGGAGCAACTCCGGCAAGCCAGGCGCATCAGAGGCGTTGAGCCTCGTGTTCCGCATCACGACGGTGGGGCTGTCGCTGGCGTCGGCGATCATGACGGCGGCCTCGACGCAGAGCCAGTGCGTCCACGACGACTGCAACGGCGAGGCGACCGCCACCGTCTCCTTCGGCAACTACAACTCCTTCAA GTATTCGGCGCTGGCCGACCTGCTGTCGGCGGTGCTGCAGGGCGTGGCGATCTGCCTGGAGGTGGCGAGGAAGGACAAGGCAGCCAAGGTCGTGGAGTTCATCGACAAGCTCCTGCTGGCGCTCAcctcgacgtcagcggcgctgctgcTGGCCGTCGACGACATCACCTCCTGCGGGTCACCTCGCGGTGGCGGGCGCCGGCGCAGCAGACGCTTCTGCACCCAGGCCGGCAGGTTCTGCGGGAAGATCCGAGCGTCGTCGGCCTTGTCCCTCGTCGCCGCCGTTTCCGTCTCCGTCACCGTCTACACCAGGCACATCCCCGTAAGTTTTACGCTTACGCCACGGCTACGGGCTTCGCCCCCAGCCAGGGAAATTCCAATGAAAGGACACCCAACAGCACCGCCACCAAGTGTTAGGCCGAAACCGCCAAAACCGGAATCACCTACCGGACCCAAGTGTGGAGAAGAACCAGGGCCGTGCACAGATATTGGGACCCCACAGCCACCGGTGATGCCTCGGCCGTGCGGCGGATGCACGACGCTAACAATCCCGCAAGGCTGCGAGATCGCCGAGCAGGTGGTGTCTCCGCCGTGCTGCGGATGCCCGAGGCGGACGATCCCGCAAGGCTGCGAGAACCCCGAGCCATGCGGCGCAGCATGTGTTTATGTCCATGAATAA